One Cheilinus undulatus linkage group 22, ASM1832078v1, whole genome shotgun sequence DNA window includes the following coding sequences:
- the rbm14b gene encoding RNA-binding protein 14b isoform X1 produces the protein MDKSHTVKLFVGNLALDTTQEELSAIFEPYGQVVSCSVLRQFAFVHLQGEGAAERAIRELNGREFRGRNLVVEESRGRPLHSTKVFVGNLSGMCTTEDLQQLFQTFGKVLECDKVKARLSSSAGYAFVHMENKEDALQAIEALHGTSFKGRPLSVELSKVQPSKQAPTGKIPCVNCGKQGHYAGECPVGKPSLEQYQSQAAVLAAAAAAAAGLPLQVQQSVHNSVYNTSTFDPTYAALTGITTGTRTDGNPVNPAVYGALASQVYGANVANQLYGTVANQAALTSGATQVYSSMTPNIYGQMAATPAAAAAAAAAAAYSTPVYTPTVANPQVYLAAAPGIEMPTAAAAVNPAYTVSPAIYGAATPAYTHISAMGAADPTTALFEAARQAHYFAQGQQVVAEQQTVAAAAAAAAAAKSGERDRSPLRRSVPLLPDPVMKPFMYQRAKPRRPLLPTPAGRAAEDAVEAAEDPMARYYAEYYQQLQQYPQFQYAYPPPTAVTAITGMPGVPAVPAVPAMSAQPVATLDALRPVVPTAAAVAAAMAAPRVYEPPLPPPTRKEAILRRPELSLHTPEPPFR, from the exons ATGGACAAGAGCCACACAGTGAAGCTCTTCGTGGGCAACCTGGCGTTGGACACCACCCAGGAAGAGCTCTCGGCAATCTTTGAACCCTATGGCCAGGTAGTCAGCTGCAGCGTGCTGCGACAGTTCGCGTTCGTCCACTTGCAGGGCGAGGGAGCAGCCGAGCGTGCCATCCGGGAACTCAACGGGAGAGAGTTTCGAGGTCGGAATTTGGTGGTGGAGGAGTCGAGAGGAAGGCCGTTGCACTCCACCAAGGTGTTTGTGGGTAATCTGAGTGGGATGTGCACCACCGAAGACCTGCAGCAGCTGTTTCAGACATTTGGGAAAGTTCTGGAGTGTGATAAAGTCAAAG CCAGGTTGTCCTCTTCCGCAGGCTATGCCTTTGTCCAcatggaaaacaaagaagatgcgCTCCAGGCCATTGAGGCCCTGCATGGCACTTCGTTTAAGGGACGTCCCCTCTCCGTAGAGCTCTCCAAGGTCCAGCCCAGCAAACAAGCACCTACAGGAAAAATCCCCTGCGTTAACTGTGGAAAGCAGGGCCACTATGCTGGAGAATGCCCTGTAGGGAAACCATCTCTTGAGCAGTACCAGAGTCAGGCAGCGGTTCTGGCGGCcgctgccgctgctgctgctggcctGCCCCTCCAGGTCCAACAAAGCGTGCACAATTCAGTCTACAACACCTCAACCTTTGATCCCACGTACGCTGCTCTTACCGGGATCACAACAGGCACACGCACTGATGGAAACCCGGTGAATCCAGCTGTTTATGGTGCCCTCGCCAGCCAGGTGTATGGCGCTAATGTTGCCAATCAGCTTTATGGAACAGTGGCCAATCAGGCAGCTCTTACATCAGGGGCCACCCAAGTGTACAGCTCGATGACTCCTAACATCTACGGTCAGATGGCTGCAactcctgcagctgctgcagcagcagccgctGCGGCTGCCTACTCAACTCCGGTTTACACCCCAACTGTTGCCAACCCCCAGGTCTACCTGGCTGCTGCTCCTGGAATAGAAATGCCAacagcagctgctgcagtcAACCCAGCCTACACTGTATCTCCAGCAATCTATGGTGCTGCCACACCAGCCTACACACATATAAGCGCTATGGGAGCAGCAGACCCCACCACAGCCCTCTTTGAGGCAGCCAGGCAGGCACACTACTTTGCCCAGGGCCAGCAGGTGGTGGCTGAGCAGCAGACAGTGGctgcagcagcggcagcagcggCTGCAGCAAAGTCTGGGGAGAGGGATCGTAGCCCCTTACGGAGGTCAGTGCCTCTGTTGCCAGACCCCGTGATGAAGCCGTTCATGTACCAGAGAGCAAAGCCACGCCGACCCCTGCTCCCTACTCCTGCCGGTCGGGCGGCAGAAGATGCTGTAGAGGCTGCAGAGGACCCCATGGCCAG GTACTATGCAGAGTACtatcagcagctgcagcagtatCCTCAGTTCCAGTATGCCTACCCACCACCCACCGCGGTGACCGCCATCACTGGCATGCCAGGAGTGCCAGCAGTCCCTGCTGTGCCTGCGATGTCTGCCCAGCCAGTTGCCACGTTGGATGCCCTCAGGCCAGTGGTCCCCACCGCTGCGGCAGTGGCAGCCGCCATGGCTGCGCCCAGGGTGTATGAGCCGCCGTTGCCGCCGCCCACGCGCAAGGAGGCCATCCTCCGCCGCCCCGAACTCTCCCTTCACACGCCTGAGCCCCCCTTCCGATAG
- the rbm14b gene encoding RNA-binding protein 14b isoform X2, protein MDKSHTVKLFVGNLALDTTQEELSAIFEPYGQVVSCSVLRQFAFVHLQGEGAAERAIRELNGREFRGRNLVVEESRGRPLHSTKVFVGNLSGMCTTEDLQQLFQTFGKVLECDKVKGYAFVHMENKEDALQAIEALHGTSFKGRPLSVELSKVQPSKQAPTGKIPCVNCGKQGHYAGECPVGKPSLEQYQSQAAVLAAAAAAAAGLPLQVQQSVHNSVYNTSTFDPTYAALTGITTGTRTDGNPVNPAVYGALASQVYGANVANQLYGTVANQAALTSGATQVYSSMTPNIYGQMAATPAAAAAAAAAAAYSTPVYTPTVANPQVYLAAAPGIEMPTAAAAVNPAYTVSPAIYGAATPAYTHISAMGAADPTTALFEAARQAHYFAQGQQVVAEQQTVAAAAAAAAAAKSGERDRSPLRRSVPLLPDPVMKPFMYQRAKPRRPLLPTPAGRAAEDAVEAAEDPMARYYAEYYQQLQQYPQFQYAYPPPTAVTAITGMPGVPAVPAVPAMSAQPVATLDALRPVVPTAAAVAAAMAAPRVYEPPLPPPTRKEAILRRPELSLHTPEPPFR, encoded by the exons ATGGACAAGAGCCACACAGTGAAGCTCTTCGTGGGCAACCTGGCGTTGGACACCACCCAGGAAGAGCTCTCGGCAATCTTTGAACCCTATGGCCAGGTAGTCAGCTGCAGCGTGCTGCGACAGTTCGCGTTCGTCCACTTGCAGGGCGAGGGAGCAGCCGAGCGTGCCATCCGGGAACTCAACGGGAGAGAGTTTCGAGGTCGGAATTTGGTGGTGGAGGAGTCGAGAGGAAGGCCGTTGCACTCCACCAAGGTGTTTGTGGGTAATCTGAGTGGGATGTGCACCACCGAAGACCTGCAGCAGCTGTTTCAGACATTTGGGAAAGTTCTGGAGTGTGATAAAGTCAAAG GCTATGCCTTTGTCCAcatggaaaacaaagaagatgcgCTCCAGGCCATTGAGGCCCTGCATGGCACTTCGTTTAAGGGACGTCCCCTCTCCGTAGAGCTCTCCAAGGTCCAGCCCAGCAAACAAGCACCTACAGGAAAAATCCCCTGCGTTAACTGTGGAAAGCAGGGCCACTATGCTGGAGAATGCCCTGTAGGGAAACCATCTCTTGAGCAGTACCAGAGTCAGGCAGCGGTTCTGGCGGCcgctgccgctgctgctgctggcctGCCCCTCCAGGTCCAACAAAGCGTGCACAATTCAGTCTACAACACCTCAACCTTTGATCCCACGTACGCTGCTCTTACCGGGATCACAACAGGCACACGCACTGATGGAAACCCGGTGAATCCAGCTGTTTATGGTGCCCTCGCCAGCCAGGTGTATGGCGCTAATGTTGCCAATCAGCTTTATGGAACAGTGGCCAATCAGGCAGCTCTTACATCAGGGGCCACCCAAGTGTACAGCTCGATGACTCCTAACATCTACGGTCAGATGGCTGCAactcctgcagctgctgcagcagcagccgctGCGGCTGCCTACTCAACTCCGGTTTACACCCCAACTGTTGCCAACCCCCAGGTCTACCTGGCTGCTGCTCCTGGAATAGAAATGCCAacagcagctgctgcagtcAACCCAGCCTACACTGTATCTCCAGCAATCTATGGTGCTGCCACACCAGCCTACACACATATAAGCGCTATGGGAGCAGCAGACCCCACCACAGCCCTCTTTGAGGCAGCCAGGCAGGCACACTACTTTGCCCAGGGCCAGCAGGTGGTGGCTGAGCAGCAGACAGTGGctgcagcagcggcagcagcggCTGCAGCAAAGTCTGGGGAGAGGGATCGTAGCCCCTTACGGAGGTCAGTGCCTCTGTTGCCAGACCCCGTGATGAAGCCGTTCATGTACCAGAGAGCAAAGCCACGCCGACCCCTGCTCCCTACTCCTGCCGGTCGGGCGGCAGAAGATGCTGTAGAGGCTGCAGAGGACCCCATGGCCAG GTACTATGCAGAGTACtatcagcagctgcagcagtatCCTCAGTTCCAGTATGCCTACCCACCACCCACCGCGGTGACCGCCATCACTGGCATGCCAGGAGTGCCAGCAGTCCCTGCTGTGCCTGCGATGTCTGCCCAGCCAGTTGCCACGTTGGATGCCCTCAGGCCAGTGGTCCCCACCGCTGCGGCAGTGGCAGCCGCCATGGCTGCGCCCAGGGTGTATGAGCCGCCGTTGCCGCCGCCCACGCGCAAGGAGGCCATCCTCCGCCGCCCCGAACTCTCCCTTCACACGCCTGAGCCCCCCTTCCGATAG